The Variovorax sp. S12S4 genome includes the window AGGATCACGACCATGCGCTTGTCCTGCATGTGGGGTGGCCGCTTCGGGTCTGGCCGGTGCATGTGCATGAAGAGCGGGTGCGTATCGGCGTTGATCGTGAGCATCGTGAAGCTCGACTCCCATTCACCTGTCGCCGGGTTCTTCCACGGCGACCAAAGGCCGGCCACGCCGATGGCGTCGTCGTTGGC containing:
- a CDS encoding SOS response-associated peptidase, which translates into the protein ANDDAIGVAGLWSPWKNPATGEWESSFTMLTINADTHPLFMHMHRPDPKRPPHMQDKRMVVILPPAQFEPWLDATPQESFEFMRQYPAERLVMTPEPLPPKKAAAEPPEDQLLL